From Anopheles darlingi chromosome 2, idAnoDarlMG_H_01, whole genome shotgun sequence, the proteins below share one genomic window:
- the LOC125950696 gene encoding protein hedgehog, with the protein MYRKSGASSRPLRRCALCSDRRRVMTSAAATAAAAATDGASSSSSSSSGQLQPMQIPLMMMMATAEGRMQSTVVRIGRAPSSAVVVELPAKVTAAEPLVSSALDATNTIVTNGSNSPVDTSSLTNRATECPQLTVRVREWPRSGTEMQQPGTHRLRYGANISSTSNIPSDRLAASGSKRWRVRLQQQQRTVLLLALLALLHLLPAVQSCGPGRGIGGPRRTRKLLPLVFKQHVPNVSENSLSASGMQEGPISRNDSKFRNLETNYNKDIIFKDEEGTGADRVMTQRCKEKLNILAVSVMNQWPGLRLLVTEGWDEDHMHAPESLHYEGRAVDIMTSDKDRSKIGMLARLAVEAGFDWVFYESRNHIHCSVKSDSSQSNHASGCFTGDSTVLTESGTRRRLSELRIGEKVQAIDATGNTVFSEVMMFMDRDTHQRREFVTIEAEGGAMLKVTPAHLVMVWRKEHSETRFVFADRVREGDHVLVHQAGTARHTEGPVLEPRRVHRISAMLADGVYAPLTREGTIVVDTIAASCYALIDSQTVAHLSFLPYRMVEKLWSLFERASATDSLSLPRHEGIHWYAKSLYTIKDYLVPPSWLYH; encoded by the exons ATGTACCGCAAGAGTGGTGCATCATCGCGCCCGCTACGACGTTGCGCACTGTGCAGTGACAGGAGACGAGTGATgacgagtgcagcagcaacagcagcagcagcagcaacagacggggccagcagtagcagtagcagtagcagtggtcAGCTACAACCGATGCAGAtaccgctgatgatgatgatggccacggcCGAGGGCAGAATGCAATCAACAGTCGTGCGAATCGGCCgtgcgccatcatcagcagtagtGGTGGAGCTGCCAGCGAAAGTAACCGCCGCGGAACCGCTAGTGTCGAGCGCGCTAGATGCAACCAACACCATCGTTACCAACGGTAGCAACAGTCCAGTAGACACCAGTAGCCTCACCAACCGAGCTACCGAGTGTCCACAGCTTACAGTGCGTGTTCGCGAGTGGCCACGGTCCGGCACGGAGATGCAACAGCCCGGAACGCACCGATTACGGTACGGTgccaacatcagcagcaccagcaacattcCCAGTGACCGCCTGGCGGCTTCCGGTAGTAAACGGTGGCGGgtgcggctgcagcagcagcagcggacggTGTTACTGTTGGccttgctggcgctgctgcaccTTCTGCCGGCCGTCCAGTCGTGTGGTCCGGGCCGTGGTATCGGTGGACCGCGCCGTACCCGGAAGCTGCTGCCCCTAGTCTTCAAGCAGCACGTCCCGAACGTCAGCGAAAACTCGCTGTCCGCGTCCGGCATGCAGGAGGGACCGATCTCGCGCAACGACAGCAAATTCCGGAACCTCGAAACCAACTACAACAAGGACATCATCTTCAAGGACGAGGAGGGTACGGGTGCCGATCGGGTGATGACACAG CGCTGCAAGGAGAAGCTCAACATACTGGCCGTCTCGGTGATGAACCAGTGGCCCGGGCTGCGGCTTCTCGTGACCGAGGGCTGGGACGAGGATCATATGCATGCGCCCGAATCGCTACACTACGAGGGCCGCGCCGTCGACATCATGACGTCGGACAAGGACCGCTCGAAGATCGGTATGCTGGCCCGGCTCGCCGTTGAAGCCGGCTTCGATTGGGTGTTTTACGAAAGTCGCAACCACATCCACTGCTCCGTCAAATCCG ATTCGTCCCAATCGAACCATGCGAGCGGATGCTTCACCGGCGACAGCACCGTCCTGACGGAATCGGGCACCCGAAGGCGACTGAGCGAACTGCGGATCGGTGAGAAGGTGCAGGCCATCGATGCAACCGGCAACACGGTCTTCAGTGAGGTGATGATGTTCATGGATCGGGACACGCACCAGCGGCGCGAGTTCGTCACGATCGAGGCCGAAGGTGGAGCGATGCTCAAGGTAACACCGGCCCATCTCGTGATGGTCTGGCGGAAGGAACACTCCGAGACGCGCTTCGTCTTCGCTGACCGTGTCCGGGAAGGGGATCACGTTCTGGTGCACCAAGCCGGTACCGCACGTCACACCGAGGGGCCAGTGCTCGAACCACGGCGCGTACACCGAATATCGGCCATGCTGGCGGATGGTGTGTATGCACCGTTGACGCGCGAAggcacgatcgtcgtcgatacGATCGCTGCATCCTGTTACGCGCTGATCGATAGCCAGACGGTGGCGCATCTGAGCTTTCTGCCGTACCGGATGGTCGAGAAGCTGTGGTCACTGTTCGAACGGGCCAGTGCCACCGACAGCCTCAGTTTGCCACGTCACGAGGGCATCCACTGGTACGCCAAGTCGCTCTACACCATCAAGGACTACCTGGTGCCACCGAGCTGGCTCTATCACTAG